A genome region from Micromonospora inyonensis includes the following:
- a CDS encoding IS1634 family transposase — MHQTRPASPASSLKTRDGQTIRYLQLAHNGWDPVAKASKTRVLYSFGREDQLDIAGVRRLVDALSRLLDPADALAAAAPAGLSFVESRPLGGAWLLDGLWRWLRIDKILQPLVGSARREVDVERVLFALVANRALAPSSKLAASEWVCQDVHLPGLPHVTDDACYRAMDQLIEVEPALTRGVYDQIADLLNLEVDLLFFDTTSTYFELDEADEPLWRDERGTVVAEGDPVAVKQAGFRTHGKSKDSRDDLPQVVVGMAVTRTGIPVRVWCWPGNTSDSALIRQVKTDMREWSLARVVWVADRGFASAENRRFLQQGAGGYILGEKLRAGTAEADVALARQGRYATVADNLQVKEVNIGGDDRFVICFNPDAAQRDAAVRERLIAQLTDKIDGSDTLSATKRAELRGVISTKPGLNRYLRVTPGGLLRIYAAAVKAEQRLDGKYLLRCSDPKLSAEDIALGYKQLLEVERGWRDMKTTLDLRPVFHRREDRIRAHILLCWLALLLIRVAETGTGHTWGKIRADVERLHVGVFTGPAGTFCQRTELSQPQKALFAKLKITEPPRVINATPATA, encoded by the coding sequence GTGCACCAGACGAGGCCCGCGTCGCCAGCGAGTTCTCTTAAGACCCGTGATGGGCAGACGATCCGCTACCTGCAGCTGGCCCACAATGGGTGGGATCCGGTGGCGAAGGCGTCCAAGACGCGGGTGCTGTACTCGTTCGGCCGTGAGGACCAGCTCGACATCGCCGGGGTCCGCCGCCTGGTCGATGCGCTGTCACGGCTGCTGGATCCGGCCGACGCCCTCGCCGCGGCCGCGCCGGCGGGGTTGTCGTTCGTCGAGTCACGGCCGCTGGGCGGGGCGTGGTTGCTCGACGGCCTGTGGCGGTGGCTGCGCATCGACAAGATCCTGCAGCCGCTGGTGGGTTCCGCCCGCCGCGAGGTCGACGTGGAACGGGTGCTGTTCGCGCTGGTCGCGAACCGGGCCCTGGCGCCGTCGTCGAAGCTGGCCGCGTCCGAGTGGGTCTGCCAGGACGTGCACCTGCCCGGCCTGCCGCACGTCACCGACGATGCCTGCTACCGGGCGATGGACCAGCTCATCGAGGTGGAGCCCGCGCTGACCCGGGGCGTCTACGACCAGATCGCCGACCTGCTCAACCTGGAAGTCGACCTACTGTTCTTCGACACGACCAGCACCTACTTCGAACTCGACGAGGCCGACGAGCCGCTGTGGCGCGACGAGCGGGGCACGGTCGTGGCCGAAGGCGACCCGGTGGCGGTCAAGCAGGCCGGGTTCCGCACTCACGGCAAGAGCAAGGACTCCCGCGACGACCTGCCCCAGGTCGTGGTCGGCATGGCCGTCACCCGCACCGGCATCCCGGTGCGGGTGTGGTGCTGGCCGGGCAACACCAGCGACTCGGCGCTGATCCGCCAGGTCAAGACCGACATGCGCGAGTGGAGCCTCGCCCGCGTCGTCTGGGTCGCCGACCGTGGCTTCGCCTCCGCCGAGAACAGAAGGTTCCTGCAGCAGGGCGCAGGCGGCTACATCCTCGGCGAGAAGCTGCGCGCCGGCACCGCCGAGGCCGACGTCGCCCTGGCCCGGCAGGGCCGCTACGCCACCGTCGCCGACAACCTGCAGGTCAAGGAAGTCAACATCGGCGGAGACGACCGGTTCGTGATCTGCTTCAACCCCGACGCCGCCCAACGCGACGCCGCCGTGCGTGAACGGCTGATCGCCCAGCTCACCGACAAGATCGACGGTTCGGACACGCTGAGCGCCACGAAACGCGCCGAGCTGCGCGGGGTGATCTCCACCAAGCCTGGCCTGAACCGCTACCTCCGTGTCACCCCCGGTGGGCTGCTGCGCATCTACGCCGCCGCAGTCAAGGCCGAGCAGCGCCTGGACGGCAAGTACCTGCTGCGCTGCTCCGACCCCAAGCTCTCCGCCGAGGACATCGCCCTGGGCTACAAGCAACTCCTCGAGGTCGAACGCGGCTGGCGCGACATGAAGACCACCCTCGACCTGCGGCCGGTGTTCCACCGCCGCGAGGACCGCATCCGCGCCCACATCCTGCTCTGCTGGCTGGCGCTGCTGCTCATCCGCGTCGCCGAAACCGGCACCGGCCACACCTGGGGCAAGATCCGCGCAGATGTCGAGCGGCTGCACGTCGGCGTGTTCACCGGCCCCGCCGGCACCTTCTGCCAGCGCACCGAGCTGTCGCAGCCCCAGAAGGCCCTGTTCGCCAAGCTGAAGATCACCGAGCCGCCCCGCGTCATCAACGCGACACCCGCAACCGCCTGA